A genomic window from Cyprinus carpio isolate SPL01 chromosome B9, ASM1834038v1, whole genome shotgun sequence includes:
- the LOC109111021 gene encoding uncharacterized protein LOC109111021 isoform X1: MSNPVTIARKLMASNIVVDAVIVGKADNTVLHGISYVTGGYCFKPENAKAALRLFEIETVLSMELRAERRRVPVSSIKTEEDLTKIFASHGYDEKPEMKIPAQITKKAARTENVLKKKIRECKSGRFMEKEKRIIEELKSLHCDPHPFCSVYPSETDFTFWRIVMKGPPETPYENGTFELYCQFGRDYPVKPPVVRFYTPIYHCNINSVGRICHHIFDRNYSADVTMREILDAVHGLLILPEAEDPLDSILAEEFLTSKEIYEQAAKDDTAVNASQSMESIEMQYIGESSVQVPPHLVCPLSGKIFVDPVKAKGGCVYERRAIEEYLKTNNNDPFTGKPLSCTDLTPDKNMKKSVVEYRTSQIEETDP; the protein is encoded by the exons ATGAGTAATCCAGTCACCATTGCCAGAAAATTGATGGCCAGCAATATTGTGGTCGATGCAGTTATTGTTGGCAAGGCAGATAACACCGTTTTACATGGAATCAGTTATGTaacag GTGGATATTGCTTTAAGCCTGAGAATGCAAAAGCTGCCCTAAGGCTTTTTGAGATTGAAACAGTCTTGTCCATGGAGCTGAGGGCAGAGAGACGAAGGGTACCTGTTTCTTCCATAAAAACAGAG GAAGACTTGACCAAAATTTTTGCCAGCCATGGCTACGATGAAAAACCAGAAATGAAGATTCCTGCTCAAATCACTAAGAAAGCGGCCAGGACAGAGAA TGTATTAAAAAAGAAGATACGAGAATGCAAGTCAGGCCGCTTCATGGAGAAAGAGAAACGGATCATAGAAGAACTGAAAAGTCTTCACTGTGATCCCCATCCATTTTGTTCTGTGTATCCCTCAGAAACCGACTTCA CTTTTTGGAGGATTGTCATGAAAGGACCACCTGAAACTCCCTATGAGAATGGAACCTTTGAGCTGTATTGTCAGTTTGGCCGTGATTATCCAGTGAAACCACCTGTTGTCCGGTTCTATACTCCT ATTTACCATTGCAACATCAACAGTGTGGGAAGGATTTGCCACCACATATTTGATCGAAACTACTCAGCTGATGTTACTATGAGAGAGATCTTGGATGCTGTACATGGACTTCTGATACTTCCAGAGGCAGAAGATCCATTAGACAG CATATTGGCAGAGGAATTCCTGACTAGCAAAGAAATCTATGAGCAGGCAGCTAAAGATGACACTGCAGTAAACGCATCTCAGTCCATGGAATCCATTGAAATG CAATACATAGGTGAGAGCAGTGTTCAAGTGCCTCCTCATCTGGTATGTCCCTTGTCAGGGAAGATATTCGTTGATCCCGTCAAGGCCAAAGGTGGATGTGTGTACGAGCGAAGAGCCATTGAGGAATATCTTAAAAC GAACAATAATGATCCATTTACAGGGAAGCCACTTAGTTGCACAGATCTTACTCCAGATAAGAACATGAAAAAGTCTGTTGTGGAGTATCGTACATCCCAGATAGAGGAAACAGATCCCTAA
- the LOC109111021 gene encoding ubiquitin-conjugating enzyme E2 E1-like isoform X2, with protein MELRAERRRVPVSSIKTEEDLTKIFASHGYDEKPEMKIPAQITKKAARTENVLKKKIRECKSGRFMEKEKRIIEELKSLHCDPHPFCSVYPSETDFTFWRIVMKGPPETPYENGTFELYCQFGRDYPVKPPVVRFYTPIYHCNINSVGRICHHIFDRNYSADVTMREILDAVHGLLILPEAEDPLDSILAEEFLTSKEIYEQAAKDDTAVNASQSMESIEMQYIGESSVQVPPHLVCPLSGKIFVDPVKAKGGCVYERRAIEEYLKTNNNDPFTGKPLSCTDLTPDKNMKKSVVEYRTSQIEETDP; from the exons ATGGAGCTGAGGGCAGAGAGACGAAGGGTACCTGTTTCTTCCATAAAAACAGAG GAAGACTTGACCAAAATTTTTGCCAGCCATGGCTACGATGAAAAACCAGAAATGAAGATTCCTGCTCAAATCACTAAGAAAGCGGCCAGGACAGAGAA TGTATTAAAAAAGAAGATACGAGAATGCAAGTCAGGCCGCTTCATGGAGAAAGAGAAACGGATCATAGAAGAACTGAAAAGTCTTCACTGTGATCCCCATCCATTTTGTTCTGTGTATCCCTCAGAAACCGACTTCA CTTTTTGGAGGATTGTCATGAAAGGACCACCTGAAACTCCCTATGAGAATGGAACCTTTGAGCTGTATTGTCAGTTTGGCCGTGATTATCCAGTGAAACCACCTGTTGTCCGGTTCTATACTCCT ATTTACCATTGCAACATCAACAGTGTGGGAAGGATTTGCCACCACATATTTGATCGAAACTACTCAGCTGATGTTACTATGAGAGAGATCTTGGATGCTGTACATGGACTTCTGATACTTCCAGAGGCAGAAGATCCATTAGACAG CATATTGGCAGAGGAATTCCTGACTAGCAAAGAAATCTATGAGCAGGCAGCTAAAGATGACACTGCAGTAAACGCATCTCAGTCCATGGAATCCATTGAAATG CAATACATAGGTGAGAGCAGTGTTCAAGTGCCTCCTCATCTGGTATGTCCCTTGTCAGGGAAGATATTCGTTGATCCCGTCAAGGCCAAAGGTGGATGTGTGTACGAGCGAAGAGCCATTGAGGAATATCTTAAAAC GAACAATAATGATCCATTTACAGGGAAGCCACTTAGTTGCACAGATCTTACTCCAGATAAGAACATGAAAAAGTCTGTTGTGGAGTATCGTACATCCCAGATAGAGGAAACAGATCCCTAA
- the LOC122138350 gene encoding leucine-rich repeat flightless-interacting protein 2-like, with amino-acid sequence MEDSSSPQGDVLENGADSNIMDIQRDANRQINDLKFKLVKSEQEVTALEQNVTRLEGHVTRYKAASENAEKVEDELKAEKRKLQRELRSALDKIEELESSNSHLSKRLEKMKSYNRPTATTP; translated from the exons ATGGAGGATTCATCCAGCCCACAGGGAGATGTGCTGGAGAACGGTGCTGACTCCAACATCATGGATATACAGA GGGATGCAAACAGACAAATCAATGACCTCAAATTTAAGCTTGTCAAATCAGAGCAAGAAGTCACAGCACTTGAACAGAAT GTCACAAGGCTTGAGGGTCATGTGACCCGTTACAAAGCTGCATCTGAAAATGCAGAGAAGGTGGAGGACGAACTCAAAGCTGAAAAACGCAAACTGCAGCGAGAG TTGCGCTCTGCACTGGACAAGATTGAAGAGTTGGAATCCAGTAACAGCCACCTCTCGAAAAGGCTGGAGAAGATGAAGAGTTATAATAGGCCAACAGCAACAACTCCCTAA